A window of Kribbella voronezhensis genomic DNA:
CAGGCTCTGTACGAGCAGGAGCGGGCCAAGTCCGCTCAGGCCGCGGCCGCCTTCGAGACCACCCTGGCCGAGCGCCGCGGCAAGGTCGAGCAGGAGTTCGCCGCCCGGACGGCGCTGGCCGAGCAGCAGCTGGCGGCGGTCACCGACCGTGCGGCCCAGGTGCAGCGCGAGGCCGACCGGTCCCGCTCCGAGGCGGAGCGCCTGGCCCAGCAGCAGCTGGCCGACGCCAACCGTCAGGCCCAGGAGATCGTCGCCGCCGCGAAGGACAAGTCCGAGCGGATCCGCGCCGAGTCCGAGCGTGAGCTCGCGGCCGCGACGCAGCGCCGCGACAGCATCAACGCGCAGCTGACCAACGTCCGGCAGATGCTGGCCACGTTGTCCGGCAGCCCGGCGATGCCGCTGGACCTGCTCACCGACGACGCCGACGAGGCGACGGCGAACAGCAGCAAGAAGAACTGATCACCACCCGCTGAAGCCGGCCGGGGTCCCGAACCCCAGGCCGGCTTCCAGCACGCTCATCCAGGTAGCTGGTAACGCTGTCTCGGCAGCGGGTCAACCAAGCCGTCTGCGACCAGGCCGTCGAGGGCACGTTCACGCTGCGCCTGTTCGGGCCAGCAGGCGTCCAGGTCGGCTTTCGGTACAGGCCCGGCGGCGGCACGGAGTACGGCGAGTAGGCGGCCGCGGACCTGGCGGTCGGTGCCTTCGTAGGTCTGCCCTTTGCGTGGCGGCCCGTCGTACGGCGGACTGCCGGCGAGGACCCACGCGCAGCGGCTCCGGATCGGACACTCGGCACACCGTGGTGACCGGGCTGTGCACACCAGCGCGCCCAGCTCCATCGTGGCGACTGCCCAGCGCGCCGCAGTGCGCTCGTCCTCCGGCAGTGCAGTGACAGCAAGTCGCTGGTCAGCCGCAGTGGGCGAGATGCTCGGCTGCGCGCTTCCCGTCAAAGCCCGGGCGAAGACACGACGTACGTTCGTGTCCACCACCGCGTGCCGCTGCCCATACGCGAACGAAGCGATCGCAGCGGCCGTGTACGTCCCTACGCCAGGCAGTGCGAGCAGTGCAGCGTGGTCATCGGGTACTACGCCGCCGTGCTGGTCCACAATCGCCTTGGCAGCCGCGTGCAGCCGTAGAGCGCGTCTCGGGTACCCCAGACGGTCCCAGGCCCGCACAGCCTCTCCTGGCGGCTCTGCGGCCAGATCCGCCGGCTTCGGCCAGCGCTCCATCCACACCCGGTACGCCGGGAGCACCCGGGCGACCGGTGTCTGTTGCAGCATGAACTCGCTGACCATCACGGCCCACGCGCCCGCGTCCGGCTCTCGCCAGGGCAGCGAGCGGGCGTTGCCTGCGTACCAGTGCAGGACGGGCTCGTGCAGGGCTGATGCGTGGGGGAGCGGCGAGTCTGACATGTCGAGCACAATCCTGACATTAAGGTGCGAGCATGAGCAGCCTGCTCCGACCGGTCGGGCACCTGCCCGCCAGCGTCTACTGGTTCCGGCGGGGGCTTCTCCTCGTCGTCACCGTGGTCCTGCTGGTGCTGCTCGTCCGCCTGTTCGGCGGCGGCGGGGGCGAGGATCCGAAGAACTCCGCTGCCACCGATCCGGGTCAGTCGCCGAGTTCGGGGCCGCCGGCCGATCCCAGTACGACGCCGAGCTCGACGCCGTCCGACCGGCCCACGAAAGGCCGGACGACCAAGCCCACCGCCAAGTCGTCGACACCGGTCACGCCGAAGGATGTGCAGTGCACCGGCGCGGACGTCCGGGTCGACCTGATCCCGGCCGCCCGCAGCGTGGCCTCGGGTGCCCCGCTCAACTTCGCGGTCCAGCTGACCGCGCTGCGCGACGAGTGCAAGGCGCTGCTCGACCCGACCGTACTCTCCCTGACGATTGCCTCAGGCAACGATCAGATCTGGACCTCGACCCAGTGTGAGCAGGCGATTCCGCGCTCGACGCTCGTTGTTGCCAAGGGCAAGGTTACTGGCGCCACCATCTTGTGGAACGGCCGCCGATCCGCGCCAGGCTGTCTGCCGGGCCAGTTGCAGGCCAAGCCCGGAACCTACGTGGCCAAGGCCGTCTACGACGGACAAGCCTCGGCCACGCAGGCATTTCAGATCGTCTAGCCGGCTTCGGCGGCAACCGGCGCGTCGGTCGGACGCTGCAGGTGCTTCGGCTTGGCGAACATCAGTACCGCGATCAGCCCGATCACCAGAACGGCCGCCGGCAACAGCATCGACTGCGCCATCGCGTCACTGAACCCCTGGTGCAAGGCGACCGGCAGGTTGCCAACGCCACCCGCCTCGCTCTGTGCACTCCCCGCCGGTGCCGCAGGCAGGTTCGCGGCCAGCCGCGACTCCATCAGTACGGCGATACCCGCGCTGCCGAGCACCGCGCCGATCTGCCGGGTGGTGTTGTAGACACCCGCGCCCGCGCCGGCCTGGTGCATCGGCAGGTTCCGGGTCGCCGTCGTACCGATCGGTGCCCACATGAAGCCGTTGGCCACGCCCAGCAGCGACAACGGAAGCAGGAGCTTCCAGATCGGCACCGACGGCTCGATCACCTGGCTCAGCCAGAAGAGCGAGGCCGAGCAGCAGAGCAGGCCGAAACCGGCGATGAAGCGCGGCGGCGTACGGTCGGTCAGGCGGCCGACGAACGGCGCCAGTGCGCCGGAGATGACGGCCATCGGAACGAACAGCAGTGCCGCCCGCGTCGGGCTGAGACCGCGCACCTCCTGCGCGTACAGCATCAGCGGGAAGGCCATCGCGGTGATCGCGAAGCCGACCGTGGTGATCGCGACGTTCGCCAGCGAGAAGTTGAGGTCCTTGAACAAGGCGAGCGGCAGCAGCGGTTCGCCCTTGTTGCGGCTCTGCCAGACCAGGAAGATCCCGATCACCACCAGGCCGGCGATGATCAGCGACCAGACCGACAGCGGTCCCGTGATCTGGCCCCAGTCGTACTTCTGCCCCTCCTGGATCCCGAACACCAGGCAGAACAGGCCGATCGTGCTCAGCGCCACCCCGATCAGGTCGAACTTGTGCTCGTGCGTCGGCAGGTCCGGCACCAGCCGCAGCGCCAGCACGAAGCCGATCACGCCGATCGGCGCGTTGATGAAGAAGATCCACTGCCAGCCGAGACTGTCGACCAGGACGCCGCCGAGGATCGGCCCGACCAGGACCGCCACACCGGCCGTCGCGCCCCACAGGCTCATCGCGCGGCCGCGCTGGTCCGGCGGGAAGATCCTGGTGATCACGGCCATCGTCTGCGGCGTCATCATCGACGCGCCCAGGCCCTGGAAGACCCGGGCGATGATCAGCATCTCGATCGTGCCGGTCAGGCCGCACCAGACCGAGGCGAGGGTGAAGACGATCAAGCCGGTCAGGTAGAGCTTCTTCGGGCCGATCTTGTCCCCGAGCCGCCCGGTGATCAGCAGCGGTACGGCGTACGCGAGCAGGTAGGCGCTCGTCACCCAGACCACGGTGCCGACATCGGACTTCAGATCGGTCAGGATCGCGGGCGTCGCCACCGAGACGATGGTGGAGTCGATCAGGATCATGAAGAAGCCGAGTACCAGAGCCCAGAGCGCGGGCCACGGCCTGATCTCGGGCTTCACTTGTTCTTGCGATGTGGCCATGCCAAGTCCTTGCTCTCGATCCGTTTGATCAGGGTCTTCAGCCAGTCGCGTTCACCGGCCTGTTGGGTGCGCACGTAGTCGCCGCCCAGCCAGAACACTTCCGGTACCTCGCGCGCCTGGGCGGCGGCGAGCGCCTCGTCGAGCTCGGCCAGGGTGGCGTCCAGGTGCGCGACGCGCTCCCGGAACCGGGCCAGCGCGTCCTCGACGTCCAGGTTGTGCGCCTCGCTCAGGACGACGGGGAACAACGGGAACTCGTATTCGTACTTCTCGATGCCGGTCCGGATCCGCTCGGCCAGCGCCTTCCGACCGGCCGCGGTGATCGCGTACGTCGTGCGCTCGGGGCGGTTGCCGGCGCGCTCGGTGCCGGTGGCGCGGACCAGTTCGTGCCCGGCCAACCGCTCGACCGTGTGGTAGAGCGACCCGGGCCGGACCTTCACCAGCCGGTCGTTCTTCCTGGCCAGCAGTAGCTGGTACATCTCGTACGCGTGCATCGGCTCCTCGTTGAGCAACGCCAGCACGGCGATCGCCAGGGGCGTCAGCTCTCGCATGCTCCTCCGTCTGGATTGATCCATGTTGAATGTTCCATGTGGAGTATTACTCGGCCGATAGCGATGAGGCAACCCTGAAGTTGTGCGGAAAAAGTCGCGGCGCCGGCGGGAAAGCTCCGCCGGCGCCGCGTACGTAGTACGGGAAGGTTTTAGACGTACCGCTCGAGGATGCTCGACTCGGCGAGGCGGGACAGGCCCTCGCGGACGGTGCGGGCGCGGTTCTCACCGACGCCGTCGACGGTCTGCAGGTCGTCGATGCTCGCGGCCAGCAGCTTCTGCAGGTGACCGAAATGCTCGATCAGCCGGTCGATGACCGCACCGGGGAGACGCGGCACCTTGGCGAGCAGCCGGTAGCCGCGCGGCGTGACGGCCGCGTCCAGTTGCTCGGCGCCACCGAGTTGCAGGGCACGCGCGACCTGGCCGATGTCCAACAGGTCGGCCGGGCTGACCGCGTCCAGCTCCAGCAGTACGTCGTCGGCCGTCTTCGCCTTGCGCCCGGTTGCCGGCGGCAGGTAGTCGCGCACGACCAGTTCACGTTCGCCGGCGACACCCGCGACCAACTCGTTCAGCTGCAGGGTGAGCAGGCGGCCGTCGGTGCCGAGCTCGACGACGTAACCGTCGATCTCGGTCGCGATCCGGCGGACCATCTCCAGCCGCTGCGCGACCGCGGCGACATCGCGAACCGTGACCAGGTCCTCGATCTCCAGTGCGGACAGCGTGCCGGAGACCTCGTCGAGGCGCAGCTTGTAGCGCTCGAGGGTCGCCAGTGCCTGGTTCGCCCGGGACAGGATCGCGCCGGAGTCCTCGAGCACGTAGCGCTGGTCATCGACGTACAAGGCGATGATGTGCATCGACTGGGAGACCGAGATGACCGGGAAGCCGGTCTGCCGGGCGACCCGGTCGGCGGTCCGGTGCCGGGTGCCGGTCTCCTCGGTGTGGATCGACGGGTCCGGCATCAGGTGCACGGCGGCGCGCAGCATCCGGCTCATGTCCCGGTCGAGGATGATCGCGCCGTCCATCTTGCTCAGCTCGCGCAGGCCGGTGGCGGTGAACTCCACGTCGATCTCGAACCCGCCGGTGGAGATGGAGTCGACCGTCTTGTCCTGGCCGAGCACCAGCAGGGCACCGGTCCGGCCCCGCAGGATCCGTTCCAGGCCTTCACGCAGTTCGGTACCGGGTGCCACGGCGGCGAGGGTCGCGCGCATCCGGGCATCGGTGCTGTTCTTGTCGGAATTCGGGGCCACGATCACTGAGTCTATGCGGCTCGGAGGGGTGCTGTGGACGCGCGGGCCCGCTGATCGCCCGGCGACCGAGTCGCGCTTGCAGAAGCCCGTGCAAACGATCGTGCACCAGCTTCGTGCAGCCCCTTTTCCACCGCAAGCAGGCGTACGACGAGGTCGCCGCGAGCGCTCGCGGCCAGGATCCGGCCGCGACTACTACGGCTTCTTCACGACTCGTACTACGGGCGCGTCGCCGGCGAGTGGGTCAGGGGCAGCGGATGATCTGGCCGGCGTAGGTGAGGCCGCCGCCGAAGCCGAAGAGCAGGACGGGCGCGCCGACCGGGATCTCCCGGCGCTCGACCAGTTTCGACAGCGCGATCGGGATGCTCGCGGCCGAGGTGTTGCCGGACTCGATCACGTCGCGGGCGACCACCGCGTTCACCGCGCCGAGCCGCTTCGCGAGCGGCTCGATGATGCGCAGGTTCGCCTGGTGCAGCACGACGCCGCCCAGTTCCTCCGGCGTCACGCCACCCTTCTCGCAGACCTGCTGCGCGATCGTCGGGAGTTGCGTGGTGGCCCAGCGAAAGACGCTCAGCCCTTCCTGCTCGAACGTCCCGTCCCGGCCTTCGATCCGGACCGCGTCCGACATCTCCGGCACCGAGCCCCACACGACCGGCCCGATCTCGGGCTCGTCGGAGGCGACCACCACGGCCGCTCCGGCGCCGTCGCCGATCAGGACGCAGGTGGTCCGGTCGGTCCAATCGGTCCAGTCGCTCAACTTCTCGACGCCGATCACCAAGGCCTTGGAGGCGGCACCCGCGCGGATGGCGTGATCGGCGGTGGCGAGCGCGTGGCTGAACCCGGAGCAGGCCGTGTTCACGTCGATCGCGGCCGGCGTGCCGAGGCCGAGGCGCGCTGCCACCCGGGCGGCGATGTTCGGCGACCGGTCGATCGCCGTACAGGTCGC
This region includes:
- a CDS encoding A/G-specific adenine glycosylase — translated: MSDSPLPHASALHEPVLHWYAGNARSLPWREPDAGAWAVMVSEFMLQQTPVARVLPAYRVWMERWPKPADLAAEPPGEAVRAWDRLGYPRRALRLHAAAKAIVDQHGGVVPDDHAALLALPGVGTYTAAAIASFAYGQRHAVVDTNVRRVFARALTGSAQPSISPTAADQRLAVTALPEDERTAARWAVATMELGALVCTARSPRCAECPIRSRCAWVLAGSPPYDGPPRKGQTYEGTDRQVRGRLLAVLRAAAGPVPKADLDACWPEQAQRERALDGLVADGLVDPLPRQRYQLPG
- a CDS encoding DHA2 family efflux MFS transporter permease subunit, which codes for MATSQEQVKPEIRPWPALWALVLGFFMILIDSTIVSVATPAILTDLKSDVGTVVWVTSAYLLAYAVPLLITGRLGDKIGPKKLYLTGLIVFTLASVWCGLTGTIEMLIIARVFQGLGASMMTPQTMAVITRIFPPDQRGRAMSLWGATAGVAVLVGPILGGVLVDSLGWQWIFFINAPIGVIGFVLALRLVPDLPTHEHKFDLIGVALSTIGLFCLVFGIQEGQKYDWGQITGPLSVWSLIIAGLVVIGIFLVWQSRNKGEPLLPLALFKDLNFSLANVAITTVGFAITAMAFPLMLYAQEVRGLSPTRAALLFVPMAVISGALAPFVGRLTDRTPPRFIAGFGLLCCSASLFWLSQVIEPSVPIWKLLLPLSLLGVANGFMWAPIGTTATRNLPMHQAGAGAGVYNTTRQIGAVLGSAGIAVLMESRLAANLPAAPAGSAQSEAGGVGNLPVALHQGFSDAMAQSMLLPAAVLVIGLIAVLMFAKPKHLQRPTDAPVAAEAG
- a CDS encoding PadR family transcriptional regulator; translation: MRELTPLAIAVLALLNEEPMHAYEMYQLLLARKNDRLVKVRPGSLYHTVERLAGHELVRATGTERAGNRPERTTYAITAAGRKALAERIRTGIEKYEYEFPLFPVVLSEAHNLDVEDALARFRERVAHLDATLAELDEALAAAQAREVPEVFWLGGDYVRTQQAGERDWLKTLIKRIESKDLAWPHRKNK
- the disA gene encoding DNA integrity scanning diadenylate cyclase DisA, whose product is MAPNSDKNSTDARMRATLAAVAPGTELREGLERILRGRTGALLVLGQDKTVDSISTGGFEIDVEFTATGLRELSKMDGAIILDRDMSRMLRAAVHLMPDPSIHTEETGTRHRTADRVARQTGFPVISVSQSMHIIALYVDDQRYVLEDSGAILSRANQALATLERYKLRLDEVSGTLSALEIEDLVTVRDVAAVAQRLEMVRRIATEIDGYVVELGTDGRLLTLQLNELVAGVAGERELVVRDYLPPATGRKAKTADDVLLELDAVSPADLLDIGQVARALQLGGAEQLDAAVTPRGYRLLAKVPRLPGAVIDRLIEHFGHLQKLLAASIDDLQTVDGVGENRARTVREGLSRLAESSILERYV
- a CDS encoding beta-ketoacyl-ACP synthase III, whose amino-acid sequence is MTGSKVVALGHYQPERVLTNAELATMVETNDEWIQSRVGIRERRIAAPDEQVDEMAWRAAEKAVANAGIDVADIDYVVVATCTAIDRSPNIAARVAARLGLGTPAAIDVNTACSGFSHALATADHAIRAGAASKALVIGVEKLSDWTDWTDRTTCVLIGDGAGAAVVVASDEPEIGPVVWGSVPEMSDAVRIEGRDGTFEQEGLSVFRWATTQLPTIAQQVCEKGGVTPEELGGVVLHQANLRIIEPLAKRLGAVNAVVARDVIESGNTSAASIPIALSKLVERREIPVGAPVLLFGFGGGLTYAGQIIRCP